One window from the genome of Salvia splendens isolate huo1 chromosome 9, SspV2, whole genome shotgun sequence encodes:
- the LOC121747246 gene encoding mechanosensitive ion channel protein 6-like isoform X1, with protein sequence MELPPSRRKPSKPFMHARKISLTDLDQLYEEQPILSDHHRDSAAEIIVKIDADDTPILRQMQQPPHDPPSKLIHQFIHKQKAAGGDLCLDVDLEMDELRNNAATSSSNNNNNSRSLPPLAAKSRRVTVEEQEKFRSEINESPGSSPSSSDDEIGDDSSNQSGLNRRRSIAKNNNDSGGSTPADGQVLKCTSSIQQRYGRMKTKSRLLDPPESTPERRPDMKSGQLRSEVLGRASGMVTRPGEDEEEDPLFDEDLPEEYRGGKFNTLTLLQWISLILIVTALVCTIRFKKWKIRKFRGLHLWEWEVLILVLICGRLVSGWGIRIVVFFIERNFFMRKRVLYFVYGVKRSVVNCIWLGLVLIAWHSMFDKKLEGNDIFLWYVNTVLVCMIVGTLLWLVKTLMVKVFASSFHVSTFFDRIQESLFNQKVIEALSGPPHLEIKKQLEEEERTLAEVWRLQNAGATLPPDLKPSALQQPKSGVLPPRPAKTVSFKLSSGQLAKSMKDSKNMNMERSRSQHEIVSMEDLHKLNHKNVSAWNMKRLMKVVKNGVLTTLDEHVQYSSEGDEASTQIRSEFEAKCAARKIFRNVAKPKSKHIYLEDLMRFLPEQDALKTLNAVEGSTESDRRISKASLKSWVVNAFIERRALALTLNDTKTAVDKLHHMVNVIVGLIILVVCLVILEIATSKFLLYISSQIVVVAFIFGNTCKTVFEAVIFVFIIHPFDVGDRCEIDGIQMVVEEMNILTTVFLRYDNLKIIYPNVTLATRPIGNFYRSPDMGDSVDFVVHITTPVEKIAMIKQRITTYVEVKNDYWYPQPSVVVMNLEQLNMLKLSVWVRHKMNHQNMGDRWKRRALLVEETVKILKELDIEYRLYPLDVNVRAMPNITTTRVPPGWPTPPPAT encoded by the exons ATGGAGCTTCCTCCTTCCCGCAGGAAGCCCTCCAAACCATTTATGCATGCCCGCAAAATCTCCCTCACCGACCTCGACCAGCTCTACGAAGAGCAGCCCATTCTCTCCGACCACCACCGCGACTCCGCCGCCGAAATCATCGTCAAAATCGACGCCGACGACACTCCCATCCTCCGGCAAATGCAACAACCCCCCCACGACCCCCCTTCCAAGCTCATTCATCAGTTCATCCACAAACAGAAAGCCGCCGGCGGAGATCTCTGCCTCGACGTCGACCTTGAAATGGATGAATtacgcaacaacgccgccacctcctcctccaacaacaacaacaattcCCGCAGCCTGCCCCCTCTCGCCGCCAAAAGCCGCCGCGTTACCGTCGAGGAGCAGGAAAAATTCCGAAGCGAAATCAACGAATCTCCCGGCTCCTCCCCTTCCTCATCCGACGACGAAATTGGCGACGACAGCAGCAATCAGAGCGGCCTCAATCGCCGCCGATCCATTGCCAAAAACAACAACGACAGCGGCGGCTCCACCCCCGCCGACGGCCAGGTCCTCAAATGCACCTCCTCGATCCAACAAAGGTACGGCAGAATGAAAACCAAATCGCGCCTCCTCGATCCGCCCGAGTCCACACCCGAACGCCGCCCCGACATGAAATCCGGCCAGCTCCGGTCAGAGGTACTCGGGCGGGCATCCGGCATGGTAACCCGACCCGGGGAAGACGAAGAGGAGGATCCGTTATTCGATGAGGATTTACCCGAGGAATACAGAGGGGGCAAATTCAATACCCTAACATTGCTCCAATGGATCAGCTTAATTTTAATCGTGACCGCCCTAGTTTGCACCATCCGCTTCAAGAAATGGAAAATCAGGAAATTCAGAGGCTTACATTTATGGGAATGGGAGGTTTTGATTCTGGTTTTGATATGTGGGAGGCTGGTATCAGGCTGGGGGATTCGGATCGTGGTGTTCTTCATCGAGAGGAACTTCTTCATGAGGAAGAGAGTTTTATACTTCGTTTACGGCGTGAAACGGTCGGTGGTGAACTGCATCTGGCTAGGGCTTGTGCTGATCGCGTGGCACTCGATGTTCGACAAAAAATTGGAAGGGAATGACATATTTTTATGGTATGTGAACACAGTCTTAGTTTGTATGATCGTCGGAACTCTTCTATGGCTGGTGAAGACGTTGATGGTGAAGGTGTTCGCGTCGTCGTTCCACGTCAGCACCTTCTTCGACCGGATACAGGAGTCTCTGTTCAATCAGAAGGTGATCGAGGCGCTATCGGGGCCGCCTCACCTAGAGATCAAGAAGCAGTTAGAGGAGGAGGAGCGGACCCTGGCGGAGGTGTGGCGGCTTCAGAACGCAGGGGCGACTCTGCCCCCAGATTTGAAGCCGTCGGCGCTGCAGCAGCCCAAGAGTGGGGTGCTGCCGCCTAGGCCGGCCAAGACGGTGAGCTTCAAGCTGTCGTCAGGACAGCTGGCGAAGAGCATGAAGGATTCGAAGAATATGAATATGGAGAGGAGTAGGAGCCAGCATGAGATAGTGTCGATGGAGGATTTGCATAAGCTGAATCACAAGAATGTGTCTGCTTGGAACATGAAGAGGCTGATGAAGGTGGTAAAGAATGGGGTGCTGACCACGCTGGATGAGCATGTGCAGTATAGCTCCGAGGGCGACGAGGCCTCCACGCAGATACGAAGCGAATTCGAGGCCAAATGTGCGGCCAGGAAGATCTTCCGCAACGTGGCTAAACCTAAATCCAA GCACATCTACCTGGAGGATTTGATGCGTTTCTTGCCGGAGCAAGACGCGTTGAAGACCTTGAATGCGGTGGAGGGGTCGACCGAGAGCGATAGGAGGATTAGCAAAGCTTCCCTCAAGAGTTGGGTG GTTAACGCCTTCATAGAGCGAAGGGCGCTGGCCCTAACGCTCAACGACACGAAAACAGCGGTGGACAAGCTCCACCACATGGTGAACGTGATCGTAGGGTTGATCATCTTGGTGGTCTGCCTCGTCATTCTCGAGATCGCCACCAGCAAGTTTCTCCTCTACATTAGCTCACAGATAGTCGTTGTGGCCTTCATATTCGGAAACACTTGCAAGACCGTCTTCGAAGCTGTAATCTTCGTCTTCATCATACACCCTTTCGACGTGGGTGATCGCTGCGAGATTGATGGAATCCAG ATGGTCGTGGAGGAGATGAACATTTTGACTACGGTTTTCTTGCGATACGACAATCTCAAGATTATATATCCCAACGTGACTCTCGCAACGAGGCCTATCGGAAACTTCTACCGGAGCCCTGACATGGGCGATTCCGTCGATTTTGTTGTCCACATCACCACGCCTGTGGAGAAGATCGCCATGATCAAACAGAGAATCACAAC ATACGTCGAGGTGAAGAACGACTATTGGTACCCTCAGCCTTCGGTGGTGGTGATGAACTTAGAGCAGCTCAATATGTTGAAGCTATCGGTGTGGGTGAGGCATAAGATGAACCATCAAAACATGGGAGATAGATGGAAGAGGAGGGCTCTTTTGGTGGAGGAGACGGTGAAGATCCTTAAGGAGCTTGATATCGAGTATCGTCTCTATCCTCTCGATGTCAATGTTCGTGCAATGCCGAACATCACAACCACCCGGGTGCCGCCCGGGTGGCCTACTCCTCCTCCGGCGACCTGA
- the LOC121746428 gene encoding serine/threonine-protein kinase STY46-like, translating to MVMEDNESCGSRVVESSAAKSRQQRKKVEVYNEVLRRLKESDHPEAQEPTFDDQLWAHFNRLPARYAMDVNVERAEDVLTHKRLLHLARDPANRPVFEVRLVQAVPLFDGNSGDSVHSHSPRRGSIHPPPAFGSSPNLEALALEVNKSEVQDGDSVTEAGTKIPRAMHEITFSADDKPKLLSQLTSLLAEIGLNIQEAHAFSTVDGYSLDVFVVDGWPFEEVEQLRTAIEKEVFKIEKNSWPNAQNLPSLSEIDPLSIKREADHLTIPSDGTDVWEINPQLLKFESKIASGSYGDLYKGTYCSQEVAIKILKTERLNTELQKEFAQEVYIMRKVRHKNVVQFIGACTRPPNLCIVTEYMSGGSVYDYLHKQKGTFKLPALLKVAIDVSKGMNYLHQNNIIHRDLKAANLLMDENEVVKVADFGVARVKSQSGVMTAETGTYRWMAPEVIEHKPYDHKADVFSFGVVLWELLTGKIPYEYLTPLQAAVGVVQKGLRPTIPKNTHPKLAELLEKCWQQDPAARPDFSEVMEISQKIAKEVGDDGDDKRKERSGGFFSALRRAHH from the exons ATGGTGATGGAAGATAACGAGAGTTGTGGAAGTAGGGTGGTGGAATCGTCAGCTGCGAAGAGCCGACAACAGCGGAAGAAAGTGGAGGTTTACAATGAGGTTTTGCGGCGGCTGAAGGAATCCGATCATCCGGAGGCACAGGAGCCGACCTTCGATGATCAGCTTTGGGCGCATTTCAATCGCCTACCGGCCAG GTATGCAATGGATGTGAATGTTGAGAGGGCAGAAGATGTTCTCACACACAAGCGTTTACTGCATCTAGCTCGCGATCCTGCTAATAGGCCTGTTTTTGAAGTTCGGCTTGTACAG GCTGTGCCTCTCTTTGATGGGAATTCTGGAGATTCAGTACATTCACATTCACCAAGAAGGGGAAG CATCCACCCCCCACCTGCCTTTGGTTCTTCTCCTAATCTTGAAGCTCTTGCACTTGAAGTAAACAAATCTGAAGTTCAAGATGGAGATAGTGTCACAGAGGCTGGTACCAAGATTCCCAG GGCCATGCATGAGATTACCTTTTCAGCAGATGACAAGCCAAAGCTTCTCAGTCAG TTGACTTCTTTATTAGCTGAAATTGGACTAAATATCCAAGAAGCACATGCCTTTTCCACAGTGGATGGCTATTCACTAGATGTCTTTGTTGTTGATGGGTGGCCCTTTGAG GAGGTTGAGCAACTTCGGACTGCTATAGAAAAAGAAGTTTTCAAGATTGAG AAAAATTCATGGCCAAATGCGCAAAATCTGCCTTCTCTCAGTGAAATTGATCCACTATCCATCAAAAGAGAAGCTGATCATCTGACAATTCCTAGTGATGGTACTGATGTCTGGGAAATCAATCCTCAGCTCTTGAAGTTTGAGTCCAAGATAGCATCAGGATCCTATGGTGATCT ATATAAAGGTACTTACTGCAGTCAGGAAGTAGCAATCAAAATTCTCAAGACAGAGCGATTGAATACTGAACTACAAAAGGAGTTTGCCCAGGAAGTATATATAATGAG AAAAGTACGACACAAGAATGTTGTGCAGTTCATAGGAGCGTGCACGAGACCTCCTAACCTGTGCATAGTGACAG AATACATGTCTGGAGGGAGTGTTTATGATTATTTACACAAGCAAAAGGGTACTTTCAAGCTCCCAGCTTTACTCAAAGTAGCTATTGATGTATCAAAGGGCATGAACTATTTGCATCAGAACAATATCATTCACAGGGACTTGAAGGCCGCAAATCTTTTGATGGATGAAAATGAA GTTGTTAAAGTGGCTGATTTTGGGGTAGCCAGAGTGAAATCACAGTCAGGTGTTATGACAGCTGAAACAGGGACATATAGGTGGATGGCTCCTGAG GTGATTGAACATAAGCCGTATGATCATAAGGCAGATGTCTTCAGCTTTGGGGTGGTTTTGTGGGAACTGCTGACCGGAAAG ATCCCCTATGAGTACTTGACTCCTTTACAAGCAGCCGTTGGAGTGGTCCAAAAG GGTCTAAGACCAACTATTCCAAAAAATACTCACCCAAAGCTTGCCGAGCTGCTTGAGAAATGCTGGCAGCAAGATCCAGCAGCGAGACCTGACTTCTCTGAAGTAATGGAGATCTCGCAGAAAATTGCCAAGGAG GTCGGAGACGATGGGGACGACAAACGGAAGGAGAGATCAGGAGGGTTCTTTTCGGCCTTGAGACGTGCACATCACTGA
- the LOC121747246 gene encoding mechanosensitive ion channel protein 6-like isoform X2, with translation MHARKISLTDLDQLYEEQPILSDHHRDSAAEIIVKIDADDTPILRQMQQPPHDPPSKLIHQFIHKQKAAGGDLCLDVDLEMDELRNNAATSSSNNNNNSRSLPPLAAKSRRVTVEEQEKFRSEINESPGSSPSSSDDEIGDDSSNQSGLNRRRSIAKNNNDSGGSTPADGQVLKCTSSIQQRYGRMKTKSRLLDPPESTPERRPDMKSGQLRSEVLGRASGMVTRPGEDEEEDPLFDEDLPEEYRGGKFNTLTLLQWISLILIVTALVCTIRFKKWKIRKFRGLHLWEWEVLILVLICGRLVSGWGIRIVVFFIERNFFMRKRVLYFVYGVKRSVVNCIWLGLVLIAWHSMFDKKLEGNDIFLWYVNTVLVCMIVGTLLWLVKTLMVKVFASSFHVSTFFDRIQESLFNQKVIEALSGPPHLEIKKQLEEEERTLAEVWRLQNAGATLPPDLKPSALQQPKSGVLPPRPAKTVSFKLSSGQLAKSMKDSKNMNMERSRSQHEIVSMEDLHKLNHKNVSAWNMKRLMKVVKNGVLTTLDEHVQYSSEGDEASTQIRSEFEAKCAARKIFRNVAKPKSKHIYLEDLMRFLPEQDALKTLNAVEGSTESDRRISKASLKSWVVNAFIERRALALTLNDTKTAVDKLHHMVNVIVGLIILVVCLVILEIATSKFLLYISSQIVVVAFIFGNTCKTVFEAVIFVFIIHPFDVGDRCEIDGIQMVVEEMNILTTVFLRYDNLKIIYPNVTLATRPIGNFYRSPDMGDSVDFVVHITTPVEKIAMIKQRITTYVEVKNDYWYPQPSVVVMNLEQLNMLKLSVWVRHKMNHQNMGDRWKRRALLVEETVKILKELDIEYRLYPLDVNVRAMPNITTTRVPPGWPTPPPAT, from the exons ATGCATGCCCGCAAAATCTCCCTCACCGACCTCGACCAGCTCTACGAAGAGCAGCCCATTCTCTCCGACCACCACCGCGACTCCGCCGCCGAAATCATCGTCAAAATCGACGCCGACGACACTCCCATCCTCCGGCAAATGCAACAACCCCCCCACGACCCCCCTTCCAAGCTCATTCATCAGTTCATCCACAAACAGAAAGCCGCCGGCGGAGATCTCTGCCTCGACGTCGACCTTGAAATGGATGAATtacgcaacaacgccgccacctcctcctccaacaacaacaacaattcCCGCAGCCTGCCCCCTCTCGCCGCCAAAAGCCGCCGCGTTACCGTCGAGGAGCAGGAAAAATTCCGAAGCGAAATCAACGAATCTCCCGGCTCCTCCCCTTCCTCATCCGACGACGAAATTGGCGACGACAGCAGCAATCAGAGCGGCCTCAATCGCCGCCGATCCATTGCCAAAAACAACAACGACAGCGGCGGCTCCACCCCCGCCGACGGCCAGGTCCTCAAATGCACCTCCTCGATCCAACAAAGGTACGGCAGAATGAAAACCAAATCGCGCCTCCTCGATCCGCCCGAGTCCACACCCGAACGCCGCCCCGACATGAAATCCGGCCAGCTCCGGTCAGAGGTACTCGGGCGGGCATCCGGCATGGTAACCCGACCCGGGGAAGACGAAGAGGAGGATCCGTTATTCGATGAGGATTTACCCGAGGAATACAGAGGGGGCAAATTCAATACCCTAACATTGCTCCAATGGATCAGCTTAATTTTAATCGTGACCGCCCTAGTTTGCACCATCCGCTTCAAGAAATGGAAAATCAGGAAATTCAGAGGCTTACATTTATGGGAATGGGAGGTTTTGATTCTGGTTTTGATATGTGGGAGGCTGGTATCAGGCTGGGGGATTCGGATCGTGGTGTTCTTCATCGAGAGGAACTTCTTCATGAGGAAGAGAGTTTTATACTTCGTTTACGGCGTGAAACGGTCGGTGGTGAACTGCATCTGGCTAGGGCTTGTGCTGATCGCGTGGCACTCGATGTTCGACAAAAAATTGGAAGGGAATGACATATTTTTATGGTATGTGAACACAGTCTTAGTTTGTATGATCGTCGGAACTCTTCTATGGCTGGTGAAGACGTTGATGGTGAAGGTGTTCGCGTCGTCGTTCCACGTCAGCACCTTCTTCGACCGGATACAGGAGTCTCTGTTCAATCAGAAGGTGATCGAGGCGCTATCGGGGCCGCCTCACCTAGAGATCAAGAAGCAGTTAGAGGAGGAGGAGCGGACCCTGGCGGAGGTGTGGCGGCTTCAGAACGCAGGGGCGACTCTGCCCCCAGATTTGAAGCCGTCGGCGCTGCAGCAGCCCAAGAGTGGGGTGCTGCCGCCTAGGCCGGCCAAGACGGTGAGCTTCAAGCTGTCGTCAGGACAGCTGGCGAAGAGCATGAAGGATTCGAAGAATATGAATATGGAGAGGAGTAGGAGCCAGCATGAGATAGTGTCGATGGAGGATTTGCATAAGCTGAATCACAAGAATGTGTCTGCTTGGAACATGAAGAGGCTGATGAAGGTGGTAAAGAATGGGGTGCTGACCACGCTGGATGAGCATGTGCAGTATAGCTCCGAGGGCGACGAGGCCTCCACGCAGATACGAAGCGAATTCGAGGCCAAATGTGCGGCCAGGAAGATCTTCCGCAACGTGGCTAAACCTAAATCCAA GCACATCTACCTGGAGGATTTGATGCGTTTCTTGCCGGAGCAAGACGCGTTGAAGACCTTGAATGCGGTGGAGGGGTCGACCGAGAGCGATAGGAGGATTAGCAAAGCTTCCCTCAAGAGTTGGGTG GTTAACGCCTTCATAGAGCGAAGGGCGCTGGCCCTAACGCTCAACGACACGAAAACAGCGGTGGACAAGCTCCACCACATGGTGAACGTGATCGTAGGGTTGATCATCTTGGTGGTCTGCCTCGTCATTCTCGAGATCGCCACCAGCAAGTTTCTCCTCTACATTAGCTCACAGATAGTCGTTGTGGCCTTCATATTCGGAAACACTTGCAAGACCGTCTTCGAAGCTGTAATCTTCGTCTTCATCATACACCCTTTCGACGTGGGTGATCGCTGCGAGATTGATGGAATCCAG ATGGTCGTGGAGGAGATGAACATTTTGACTACGGTTTTCTTGCGATACGACAATCTCAAGATTATATATCCCAACGTGACTCTCGCAACGAGGCCTATCGGAAACTTCTACCGGAGCCCTGACATGGGCGATTCCGTCGATTTTGTTGTCCACATCACCACGCCTGTGGAGAAGATCGCCATGATCAAACAGAGAATCACAAC ATACGTCGAGGTGAAGAACGACTATTGGTACCCTCAGCCTTCGGTGGTGGTGATGAACTTAGAGCAGCTCAATATGTTGAAGCTATCGGTGTGGGTGAGGCATAAGATGAACCATCAAAACATGGGAGATAGATGGAAGAGGAGGGCTCTTTTGGTGGAGGAGACGGTGAAGATCCTTAAGGAGCTTGATATCGAGTATCGTCTCTATCCTCTCGATGTCAATGTTCGTGCAATGCCGAACATCACAACCACCCGGGTGCCGCCCGGGTGGCCTACTCCTCCTCCGGCGACCTGA